The sequence below is a genomic window from Sulfuracidifex metallicus DSM 6482 = JCM 9184.
CTGAGATCAAAATAGGCACTAAGGATGAGGAGACTACCCTTAGGGTAGGAGAGAGCATAGCAGAACAAGTAGTAGGTAAGGGGATTAGGAAGGGCGACGTAATATGGATAGATGCAGAAACTGGTGAGGTATTCAAGGAGGGTAAAGCTAAAGGTGAGGGGACAACATTAGACATCGCAGGAACCAGGACGGTGGAGATACCGTCGGGTCCAATTAAGAAGGAAAAAGAATTGACCACGACTCTTTCCCTTCACGATTTAGACCTTAACCTAGCTGCTAGGAACCTTTCAATCTCAGCTATATTCTCCTTGTGGTCAGAGAGGGAAATAACTCAGGACGTTAGGAAGGAAGTAGACAGGATAGTGAAGGACATGGTAAGTAAGGGAACTGCTGAGCTCTTGCCAGGAGTTCTTTTCATAGATGACGCCCACATGCTTGACATGGAGGCTTTCTCCTTCCTGACAAGAGCACTTGAAAGTGATCTATCCCCAATCCTGATCTTAGCTACCAACAGAGGAGTCACGAAGATAAGGGGAACCGAAATAGAGTCTCCCCACGGCATGCCGTTGGACTTGCTGGACAGGCTCCTAATAATTCCAACCAAGCCTTATACCGCAGACGAGATAAGAGAAATACTGAAAATAAGGGCTGAGGAACTTGACGTGATGCTGGAGCCAGAAGCGCTAGAGATACTAACCAAGCTAGGAGTGGAGAATAGCATGAGGTACGCAGTAGAATTGATAGAGCCTTCGCTGGTTATAGCACAGAGGGAAGGCAGGTCCACAATAAAACCAGAGGACGTGGAAAGGGCATCCTCGTTGTTCAGCGACGTTAAGAGAAGCGTTAAATACGTAAAAGAGTATGAAAATATATTACTGAAGTGATGACTGGCAAACGGCTCTGATAGATGATTTATCGTTGCCTGGCTGAATCACATTTACGTGATGCATTGCCTTTGTTAGAAAGGCATAGAAGAAAAGAAAAAACGTGGTTACGAAGAGGAAAGGGAAGAATAGAAAAAGGAAAAAAAAGCGAAAGAAATTTTCCTTTTCCATAAAAACATGGGTTTGTTATGTTACGTCACATTCATCTTTTTTACTTACGTTAATAACCTACTAGAGTGAACGATCCGGATTCTCTAGCGGAGTACGTATATCTTCTTGTTAAGGAAGTGTACAGAAAGGTCGAAGACTATGCTCAGACAGGAGATGACATAACTTCTCAGGTTATGGAGTCCTTCCTTTCCAACTATCCTCCTGAGGAAAGGCTCATGGCCATGAAACATGTATACAAGATAAGGATAGACAGAAGGGAAATTCCATTTAGGATCAGACAACTCTCAGTTAAGGGAATTGAAAGGGATTTCTCCGAGATCTCTTCTCCTTTGCCAATTAGTTTTATAGATGCACTCAAACTTCTGAGGGAGATTGATAAGTCCGTCACCTCCATGATGAAGTTGGATAACGTTTACAATTCCATTTTAGGAAGGGACGTTTACGGAGGTGTGTTAATGACAGAGGAGGCTATAGTTAAGTTCCTTTCTTCCATGAGGTTTTCAAGGGAAAAAATTGAGGATTTCATCAAGTTCCTTAACGGGACTAACTTTTCCATCAAATTCAAGGTAGGGCACAAAACCTTCTTTTATTTTCTTCCTCTGACGCTTGATGATAGCAAATTTAAGGTATTTTTGAATAGGGAAAAGACAAGTTGGGATCCATCTTATTGGATAGGCAAAAGAATTGGAGGTCTGTACGAAGTTGAAGATGTTATAGCTAAGGGAGGTAACTCTTATGTGCTAAAGGGAAGGGCTGAGTCGTTTAAGGTGGCTTTGAAAATTCCAGTCATAGTTCACGATCCGGGCAGGACAGTTCTAATCACAGGGAACACTCTAATGGATATGTTCAAGGAAGTTGCAGTAGTTAAGGGAATCTCGGAAAAGAGAAAAGAGTATCTCGTGGAAATAACAGGAGTTAACTTCTCAAGGGAACACATAATAAAATGTCTTAGAGACCCAAGTTTCTATTACGAGAATCCTCCTTACATTGCTATGGAGTACATGGAAGGAGGTACCCTCAGGTCAATTATTCAAGAGAGGTACATCCTTTCTAATGTGTGGGAAGAGGTCGTTTCCATAGTTGCACTTTCCATAGCTAAGGGG
It includes:
- a CDS encoding RuvB-like helicase — translated: MSEIQDLRKVTKEKASIHSHVSGLGLDEKGKPIFKSDGLVGQVEAREAAGVIVKLVNEGKMAGKGILLVGPPGTGKTALAVAIARELGEDTPFNSLNGSEIYSTELKKTEILTQAVRKSIGVRIRQRRTVYEGVVKEIRLKVAKNRLNPYSQVPREAEIKIGTKDEETTLRVGESIAEQVVGKGIRKGDVIWIDAETGEVFKEGKAKGEGTTLDIAGTRTVEIPSGPIKKEKELTTTLSLHDLDLNLAARNLSISAIFSLWSEREITQDVRKEVDRIVKDMVSKGTAELLPGVLFIDDAHMLDMEAFSFLTRALESDLSPILILATNRGVTKIRGTEIESPHGMPLDLLDRLLIIPTKPYTADEIREILKIRAEELDVMLEPEALEILTKLGVENSMRYAVELIEPSLVIAQREGRSTIKPEDVERASSLFSDVKRSVKYVKEYENILLK
- a CDS encoding protein kinase, translating into MNDPDSLAEYVYLLVKEVYRKVEDYAQTGDDITSQVMESFLSNYPPEERLMAMKHVYKIRIDRREIPFRIRQLSVKGIERDFSEISSPLPISFIDALKLLREIDKSVTSMMKLDNVYNSILGRDVYGGVLMTEEAIVKFLSSMRFSREKIEDFIKFLNGTNFSIKFKVGHKTFFYFLPLTLDDSKFKVFLNREKTSWDPSYWIGKRIGGLYEVEDVIAKGGNSYVLKGRAESFKVALKIPVIVHDPGRTVLITGNTLMDMFKEVAVVKGISEKRKEYLVEITGVNFSREHIIKCLRDPSFYYENPPYIAMEYMEGGTLRSIIQERYILSNVWEEVVSIVALSIAKGIASLHEEGLVHLDVKPSNVLLTSPVRGGGEELLADLKSGKLRAKLSDLGSVTRVGEKVVHATPCYAPGDQVISGLKGLGSHESMDVYAFGATIYEMLTGKMLNFSITEKMNDAITLHDVSLAEEAWNNFNPDKIEGKMGEIISSCVSKDPSRRPSIKDVVKELEKIV